In one window of Zingiber officinale cultivar Zhangliang chromosome 11A, Zo_v1.1, whole genome shotgun sequence DNA:
- the LOC122031693 gene encoding uncharacterized protein LOC122031693 isoform X1: MEGLRSKCRIVALVVLFVWVAFLGLYELLKPVPNGCIMTYMYPTYIPIPAPANVSSNKYGLFLYHEGWKTIDFTDHIKKIDGIPVLFIPGNGGSYKQVRSLAAESARAYQGGPLELSYYRESSMILEKTGELDFSLEDMENFALPSQYNRKLDWFAVDLEEEHSAMDGQILVEHTEYVVYAIHRILDQYRESQEALSKEGAEISGGLPSSVILVGHSMGGFVARAATVHPNLQSSAVATIITLSSPHQSPPIALQPSLGHYFSQVNEKWRKGYEPQTNNGGQIISSPKLSHVVIVSVAGGIYDYQIRSKLASLEGIVPSTNGFTIGSSGMKNVWLSMEHQCILWCNQLVVQVSHALLSFVNSGTGKKYPSVAQRILVLTKMLQSEIPRSLNWPRFVKPSVPSRMFPLEDVGHATEPSVQDRYSCLPSFNWNEDDLEKDLYIESSTVTVLAMDGKRRWLDIKKLGSNGRGHFMFVTNLAPCSGVRLHLWHEKTKKVSANELPVSRRVIEVTTKMVHIPAGPAPRQIEPGSQTEQAPPSSFLQLSPEELHGFRFLTISVAPRLTVSGRPPPAASMAVGQFFNPKEGEREFSVATLLHSSYVQEEILLKEDHPLAVNLSFSLSLGILPATLSLKTIGCGIKTAAEQTPEEQSKFCKLRCFPPVAFAWDPQSGLHIIPNLYSETIIVDSSPAMFDSSSETGKTIVLLLMDPHCSYSMGLSVSLPTAASRFCLSYFSQITGFMIAAVFFALNRQARAWELDTSVPSILSAIESNLRMPLPFFFCAMLPVFISFPVILLTRTQLPPIANYISVSILCYLVANGAIMILIFSSLLVLYTVAAVHVYIRKSWMAWEDSFVLFRQILRFTSFFCSMKIVQVLKNNASLVVAFVAIPLIYFIHPALGLLVFLLSHAFNCHAALCSFLTASLRSHAQRKEHSDSRTYHKPSIQSPEQANDGFDPLLPLDESYSPTTSKSFSDSQLEYFNYQLSILILHLLALLMFLPSLIAWFQRIRLGQSFPWLIDSILCTGVILHGLFGSRPDVNSISVPIQWTRRSEAGLSLAYLLAGYFTFINALFSAPYKALYAMAAIGALCCIVKIIDRRNRSRNKRRHSHKH; the protein is encoded by the exons ATGGAGGGCTTGAGATCGAAGTGCAGAATCGTAGCTCTGGTGGTTCTGTTCGTGTGGGTGGCTTTTTTGGGGCTGTACGAATTGCTGAAACCAGTTCCGAATGGGTGCATCATGACGTACATGTATCCGACCTACATCCCTATCCCCGCGCCTGCCAATGTCTCTTCGAACAAGTACGGGCTGTTCCTGTACCATGAAGGCTGGAAGACGATTGATTTCACTGATCATATAAAGAAAATTGATGGCATTCCTGTTCTTTTTATACCTGGAAATGGTGGAAGCTATAAGCAG GTTCGATCTTTGGCCGCTGAATCTGCAAGGGCATACCAAGGAGGACCACTTGAGTTATCTTACTACAGGGAATCATCTATGATACTTGAAAAAACCGGAGAATTAGATTTTTCGTTGGAAGATATGGAGAACTTTGCTCTTCCTAGCCAATATAATCGCAAGCTTGATTGGTTTGCTGTGGATCTTGAGGAGGAACATTCTGCAATGGATGGACAGATACTTGTGGAACATACTGAATATGTTGTCTACGCAATCCACAGG ATCTTGGACCAATATCGAGAATCTCAGGAAGCACTGTCTAAAGAAGGTGCTGAAATTTCTGGAGGCTTGCCTTCGAGTGTGATATTAGTTGGGCATTCAATGGGAGGCTTTGTAGCTAGAGCTGCAACTGTTCATCCAAACTTGCAGAGCTCAGCTGTGGCAACTATAATAACTCTTTCCAGTCCACACCA ATCTCCTCCAATTGCGCTGCAACCATCTTTGGGACATTATTTTTCTCAAGTTAATGAAAAATGGAGAAAGGGTTATGAGCCACAAACCAATAATGGTGGCCAAATTATCTCTAGTCCAAAGTTATCTCATGTTGTTATTGTTTCGGTAGCTGGAGGCATATATGATTACCag ATTCGTTCCAAATTGGCTTCTTTAGAAGGAATTGTTCCATCTACTAATGGTTTTACAATAGGGAGCTCTGGTATGAAAAATGTTTGGCTTTCTATGGAGCACCAGTGTATTCTTTGGTGCAATCAACTAGTTGTACAG GTATCACATGCTCTTCTTTCTTTTGTAAACTCTGGTACTGGTAAAAAATATCCAAGTGTAGCACAAAGGATTCTTGTGTTGACAAAAATGCTTCAGAGTGAGATCCCTCGCAGTCTAAATTGGCCAAGATTTGTGAAACCATCTGTGCCTTCAAGGATGTTTCCTCTCGAGGATGTTGGACATGCTACTG AACCATCAGTACAGGATCGATATTCTTGTCTTCCCTCTTTCAACTGGAATGAAGATGACCTTGAGAAAGATCTCTACATAGAATCAAGCACTGTGACTGTTTTGGCAATGGATGGGAAAAGGCGTTGGTTGGACATAAAGAAACTG GGTTCAAATGGCAGAGGACATTTCATGTTTGTAACAAACCTTGCCCCTTGTTCTGGGGTTAGACTTCACTTGTGGCATGAGAAGACAAAAAAGGTGTCAGCAAATGAACTTCCTGTTAGTAGGAGAGTTATAGAGGTGACTACAAAGATGGTTCACATTCCTGCAGGACCAGCCCCAAGACAG ATTGAACCAGGAAGCCAAACAGAACAAGCACCTCCATCCTCCTTTCTTCAATTAAGTCCTGAGGAATTGCATGGTTTCCGATTCTTGACCATTTCAGTTGCACCTCGATTG ACTGTATCAGGTAGACCTCCCCCAGCTGCTTCTATGGCAGTTGGACAATTCTTCAATCCTAAGGAAGGAGAAAGAGAATTCTCTGTCGCCACACTTCTTCATTCTAGCTATGTTCAAGAG GAGATTTTGCTCAAGGAAGATCATCCACTTGCTGTCAATTTGTCATTCTCCCTAAGCCTTGGCATTTTACCAGCTACTTTGTCACTGAAGACAATAGGCTGTGGGATAAAGACTGCTGCTGAGCAAACTCCAGAGGAGCAAAGCA AGTTTTGCAAACTTCGCTGTTTCCCACCTGTCGCTTTCGCTTGGGATCCACAATCGGGTTTACATATCATTCCTAACTTGTATAGTGAGACTATAATTGTGGATTCTTCACCTGCAATGTTTGATTCTAGTTCAGAGACTGGCAAGACAATTGTGTTATTGTTG ATGGATCCACATTGTTCATATAGTATGGGCCTGTCTGTCTCTTTACCTACTGCTGCCAGTAGATTCTGTCTTTCTTATTTTTCACAG ATCACTGGTTTCATGATCGCTGCAGTCTTTTTTGCTCTGAATCGGCAAGCACGGGCTTGGGAGCTCGATACATCTGTGCCTTCCATTTTGTCAGCAATAGAGTCTAATTTGAGAATGCCACTCCCATTCTTCTTCTGTGCTATGCTACCAGTTTTCATATCTTTTCCAGTTATATTACTGACAAGAACTCAGTTACCTCCAATTGCAAACTACATTTCAGTTTCAATATTGTGTTATTTAGTCGCAAATGGAGCCATCATGATTTTGATCTTCAGTTCTCTTCTAGTCCTATACACTGTTGCAGCGGTACATGTTTATATTAGGAAAAG CTGGATGGCATGGGAAGACAGCTTTGTCCTTTTTCGCCAAATTCTTAGGTTTACCTCATTCTTCTGTTCAATGAAG ATAGTGCAGGTTCTGAAGAACAACGCAAGTCTTGTGGTGGCATTTGTTGCAATTCCACTCATCTATTTCATTCATCCAGCTCTTGGCCTTCTTGTATTCCTTTTATCTCATGCTTTCAATTGTCATGCTGCTCTATGCAG CTTTTTAACGGCTTCATTGCGCAGTCATGCTCAAAGGAAAGAACACTCTGATTCTAGAACTTATCACAAGCCATCTATACAATCCCCTGAACAAGCCAATGATGGTTTTGACCCACTACTTCCTCTTGACGAAAGCTATTCCCCTACCACATCGAAAAGCTTCAGTGACAGTCAGCTTGAATACTTCAACTACCAGCTCAGCATACTGATCTTGCACCTTCTTGCGTTACTCATGTTTCTACCATCGCTAATTGCTTGGTTCCAG AGAATCAGGTTGGGACAGAGCTTCCCTTGGCTTATTGATTCTATTCTATGCACCGGGGTTATTCTGCATGGCCTTTTCGGCTCAAGGCCAGACGTGAACTCCATTTCTGTGCCCATACAGTGGACTCGTCGAAGCGAAGCTGGTCTAAGCCTTGCCTACCTTCTTGCCGGATACTTTACTTTTATCAACGCTCTCTTTTCAGCCCCTTATAAAGCACTCTATGCAATGGCTGCCATCGGCGCTTTATGTTGCATTGTAAAGATTATCGATAGAAGGAACAGGTCTAGAAATAAGCGGAGACATTCTCATAAGCACTGA
- the LOC122031693 gene encoding uncharacterized protein LOC122031693 isoform X2, with translation MEGLRSKCRIVALVVLFVWVAFLGLYELLKPVPNGCIMTYMYPTYIPIPAPANVSSNKYGLFLYHEGWKTIDFTDHIKKIDGIPVLFIPGNGGSYKQVRSLAAESARAYQGGPLELSYYRESSMILEKTGELDFSLEDMENFALPSQYNRKLDWFAVDLEEEHSAMDGQILVEHTEYVVYAIHRILDQYRESQEALSKEGAEISGGLPSSVILVGHSMGGFVARAATVHPNLQSSAVATIITLSSPHQSPPIALQPSLGHYFSQVNEKWRKGYEPQTNNGGQIISSPKLSHVVIVSVAGGIYDYQIRSKLASLEGIVPSTNGFTIGSSGMKNVWLSMEHQCILWCNQLVVQVSHALLSFVNSGTGKKYPSVAQRILVLTKMLQSEIPRSLNWPRFVKPSVPSRMFPLEDVGHATEPSVQDRYSCLPSFNWNEDDLEKDLYIESSTVTVLAMDGKRRWLDIKKLGSNGRGHFMFVTNLAPCSGVRLHLWHEKTKKVSANELPVSRRVIEVTTKMVHIPAGPAPRQIEPGSQTEQAPPSSFLQLSPEELHGFRFLTISVAPRLTVSGRPPPAASMAVGQFFNPKEGEREFSVATLLHSSYVQEEILLKEDHPLAVNLSFSLSLGILPATLSLKTIGCGIKTAAEQTPEEQSKFCKLRCFPPVAFAWDPQSGLHIIPNLYSETIIVDSSPAMFDSSSETGKTIVLLLMDPHCSYSMGLSVSLPTAASRFCLSYFSQITGFMIAAVFFALNRQARAWELDTSVPSILSAIESNLRMPLPFFFCAMLPVFISFPVILLTRTQLPPIANYISVSILCYLVANGAIMILIFSSLLVLYTVAAVHVYIRKSWMAWEDSFVLFRQILRFTSFFCSMKVLKNNASLVVAFVAIPLIYFIHPALGLLVFLLSHAFNCHAALCSFLTASLRSHAQRKEHSDSRTYHKPSIQSPEQANDGFDPLLPLDESYSPTTSKSFSDSQLEYFNYQLSILILHLLALLMFLPSLIAWFQRIRLGQSFPWLIDSILCTGVILHGLFGSRPDVNSISVPIQWTRRSEAGLSLAYLLAGYFTFINALFSAPYKALYAMAAIGALCCIVKIIDRRNRSRNKRRHSHKH, from the exons ATGGAGGGCTTGAGATCGAAGTGCAGAATCGTAGCTCTGGTGGTTCTGTTCGTGTGGGTGGCTTTTTTGGGGCTGTACGAATTGCTGAAACCAGTTCCGAATGGGTGCATCATGACGTACATGTATCCGACCTACATCCCTATCCCCGCGCCTGCCAATGTCTCTTCGAACAAGTACGGGCTGTTCCTGTACCATGAAGGCTGGAAGACGATTGATTTCACTGATCATATAAAGAAAATTGATGGCATTCCTGTTCTTTTTATACCTGGAAATGGTGGAAGCTATAAGCAG GTTCGATCTTTGGCCGCTGAATCTGCAAGGGCATACCAAGGAGGACCACTTGAGTTATCTTACTACAGGGAATCATCTATGATACTTGAAAAAACCGGAGAATTAGATTTTTCGTTGGAAGATATGGAGAACTTTGCTCTTCCTAGCCAATATAATCGCAAGCTTGATTGGTTTGCTGTGGATCTTGAGGAGGAACATTCTGCAATGGATGGACAGATACTTGTGGAACATACTGAATATGTTGTCTACGCAATCCACAGG ATCTTGGACCAATATCGAGAATCTCAGGAAGCACTGTCTAAAGAAGGTGCTGAAATTTCTGGAGGCTTGCCTTCGAGTGTGATATTAGTTGGGCATTCAATGGGAGGCTTTGTAGCTAGAGCTGCAACTGTTCATCCAAACTTGCAGAGCTCAGCTGTGGCAACTATAATAACTCTTTCCAGTCCACACCA ATCTCCTCCAATTGCGCTGCAACCATCTTTGGGACATTATTTTTCTCAAGTTAATGAAAAATGGAGAAAGGGTTATGAGCCACAAACCAATAATGGTGGCCAAATTATCTCTAGTCCAAAGTTATCTCATGTTGTTATTGTTTCGGTAGCTGGAGGCATATATGATTACCag ATTCGTTCCAAATTGGCTTCTTTAGAAGGAATTGTTCCATCTACTAATGGTTTTACAATAGGGAGCTCTGGTATGAAAAATGTTTGGCTTTCTATGGAGCACCAGTGTATTCTTTGGTGCAATCAACTAGTTGTACAG GTATCACATGCTCTTCTTTCTTTTGTAAACTCTGGTACTGGTAAAAAATATCCAAGTGTAGCACAAAGGATTCTTGTGTTGACAAAAATGCTTCAGAGTGAGATCCCTCGCAGTCTAAATTGGCCAAGATTTGTGAAACCATCTGTGCCTTCAAGGATGTTTCCTCTCGAGGATGTTGGACATGCTACTG AACCATCAGTACAGGATCGATATTCTTGTCTTCCCTCTTTCAACTGGAATGAAGATGACCTTGAGAAAGATCTCTACATAGAATCAAGCACTGTGACTGTTTTGGCAATGGATGGGAAAAGGCGTTGGTTGGACATAAAGAAACTG GGTTCAAATGGCAGAGGACATTTCATGTTTGTAACAAACCTTGCCCCTTGTTCTGGGGTTAGACTTCACTTGTGGCATGAGAAGACAAAAAAGGTGTCAGCAAATGAACTTCCTGTTAGTAGGAGAGTTATAGAGGTGACTACAAAGATGGTTCACATTCCTGCAGGACCAGCCCCAAGACAG ATTGAACCAGGAAGCCAAACAGAACAAGCACCTCCATCCTCCTTTCTTCAATTAAGTCCTGAGGAATTGCATGGTTTCCGATTCTTGACCATTTCAGTTGCACCTCGATTG ACTGTATCAGGTAGACCTCCCCCAGCTGCTTCTATGGCAGTTGGACAATTCTTCAATCCTAAGGAAGGAGAAAGAGAATTCTCTGTCGCCACACTTCTTCATTCTAGCTATGTTCAAGAG GAGATTTTGCTCAAGGAAGATCATCCACTTGCTGTCAATTTGTCATTCTCCCTAAGCCTTGGCATTTTACCAGCTACTTTGTCACTGAAGACAATAGGCTGTGGGATAAAGACTGCTGCTGAGCAAACTCCAGAGGAGCAAAGCA AGTTTTGCAAACTTCGCTGTTTCCCACCTGTCGCTTTCGCTTGGGATCCACAATCGGGTTTACATATCATTCCTAACTTGTATAGTGAGACTATAATTGTGGATTCTTCACCTGCAATGTTTGATTCTAGTTCAGAGACTGGCAAGACAATTGTGTTATTGTTG ATGGATCCACATTGTTCATATAGTATGGGCCTGTCTGTCTCTTTACCTACTGCTGCCAGTAGATTCTGTCTTTCTTATTTTTCACAG ATCACTGGTTTCATGATCGCTGCAGTCTTTTTTGCTCTGAATCGGCAAGCACGGGCTTGGGAGCTCGATACATCTGTGCCTTCCATTTTGTCAGCAATAGAGTCTAATTTGAGAATGCCACTCCCATTCTTCTTCTGTGCTATGCTACCAGTTTTCATATCTTTTCCAGTTATATTACTGACAAGAACTCAGTTACCTCCAATTGCAAACTACATTTCAGTTTCAATATTGTGTTATTTAGTCGCAAATGGAGCCATCATGATTTTGATCTTCAGTTCTCTTCTAGTCCTATACACTGTTGCAGCGGTACATGTTTATATTAGGAAAAG CTGGATGGCATGGGAAGACAGCTTTGTCCTTTTTCGCCAAATTCTTAGGTTTACCTCATTCTTCTGTTCAATGAAG GTTCTGAAGAACAACGCAAGTCTTGTGGTGGCATTTGTTGCAATTCCACTCATCTATTTCATTCATCCAGCTCTTGGCCTTCTTGTATTCCTTTTATCTCATGCTTTCAATTGTCATGCTGCTCTATGCAG CTTTTTAACGGCTTCATTGCGCAGTCATGCTCAAAGGAAAGAACACTCTGATTCTAGAACTTATCACAAGCCATCTATACAATCCCCTGAACAAGCCAATGATGGTTTTGACCCACTACTTCCTCTTGACGAAAGCTATTCCCCTACCACATCGAAAAGCTTCAGTGACAGTCAGCTTGAATACTTCAACTACCAGCTCAGCATACTGATCTTGCACCTTCTTGCGTTACTCATGTTTCTACCATCGCTAATTGCTTGGTTCCAG AGAATCAGGTTGGGACAGAGCTTCCCTTGGCTTATTGATTCTATTCTATGCACCGGGGTTATTCTGCATGGCCTTTTCGGCTCAAGGCCAGACGTGAACTCCATTTCTGTGCCCATACAGTGGACTCGTCGAAGCGAAGCTGGTCTAAGCCTTGCCTACCTTCTTGCCGGATACTTTACTTTTATCAACGCTCTCTTTTCAGCCCCTTATAAAGCACTCTATGCAATGGCTGCCATCGGCGCTTTATGTTGCATTGTAAAGATTATCGATAGAAGGAACAGGTCTAGAAATAAGCGGAGACATTCTCATAAGCACTGA
- the LOC122032855 gene encoding syntaxin-43-like — protein sequence MTKEDPKEFEKDPKMIEEEPKEDPIEDPIKNLEAVPPEIALNESRLKGIILATALVSGFSGVKSSTLRKIEALTRDREREIVQVAESVNELVQIMKDLSVLVIDQETIVDRIDYNVQNVASLVEDDFKQLEKVLSLIVFFVL from the exons ATGACTAAAGAGGATCCTAAAGAGTTCGAAAAGGACCCGaaaatgatcgaggaggaaccaAAAGAGGATCCAATTGAGGATCCTATAAAGAATCTTGAAGCTGTCCCGCCTGAGATTGCCctaaatgagtccaggctgaaaGGGATAAtattggccactgcactagtgtct GGTTTTAGTGGTGTTAAAAGTTCCACACTGAGGAAAATTGAAGCCTTGACAAGAGATAGGGAAAGGGAGATTGTACAA GTTGCAGAATCAGTGAATGAACTTGTTCAGATCATGAAAGATCTCTCAGTCCTTGTCATAGATCAA GAAACCATAGTTGACAGGATTGATTACAATGTACAGAATGTTGCAAGTTTAGTGGAAGATGACTTTAAACAGTTAGAGAAGGTTCTCTCTCTTATTGTTTTTTTTGTCTTGTGA